A DNA window from Amycolatopsis sp. DSM 110486 contains the following coding sequences:
- a CDS encoding GNAT family N-acetyltransferase, whose amino-acid sequence MAEVQLEYVRRYGSEDSTPMDPSQFVPPRGLFLVGYLEGVPVASGAWRAHDGPAPAFSPGDVELKRMYVVESARGKGFARVMLAELERTAVAAGRLRAVLETGTEQPEAIALYGSSGYTRIPGYGVYKDEPDNRCFGKNLV is encoded by the coding sequence ATGGCGGAAGTGCAGCTCGAGTACGTGCGCCGCTACGGCAGCGAAGACTCGACGCCGATGGACCCTTCGCAGTTCGTGCCGCCGCGTGGACTGTTCCTCGTCGGTTACCTCGAAGGCGTGCCCGTGGCATCCGGCGCGTGGCGCGCGCACGACGGGCCGGCGCCCGCGTTCAGCCCCGGCGACGTGGAGCTGAAGCGGATGTACGTCGTGGAATCCGCGCGGGGCAAGGGTTTCGCGCGCGTGATGCTGGCGGAGCTGGAACGCACGGCGGTCGCAGCGGGGCGGCTGCGGGCCGTGCTGGAGACGGGTACCGAGCAGCCGGAGGCGATCGCCCTCTACGGTTCGTCGGGCTATACCCGAATCCCGGGTTACGGCGTCTACAAGGACGAACCCGACAACCGGTGCTTCGGCAAGAACCTCGTGTGA
- a CDS encoding Lrp/AsnC family transcriptional regulator — MVHAYILIQTEVGKAAAVAAEISGVPGVTSSEDVTGPYDVIVRATAETVDQLGQLVVAKVQNVEGITRTLTCPVVHL; from the coding sequence GTGGTCCACGCATACATCCTCATCCAGACCGAGGTCGGCAAGGCGGCCGCGGTGGCGGCGGAGATCTCCGGTGTGCCGGGCGTCACCAGCTCGGAGGATGTCACCGGTCCCTACGACGTGATCGTGCGCGCGACCGCGGAGACCGTGGACCAGCTGGGCCAGCTCGTGGTCGCGAAGGTGCAGAACGTGGAAGGCATCACCCGAACCCTGACCTGCCCGGTGGTCCACCTCTGA
- a CDS encoding gamma carbonic anhydrase family protein produces the protein MAIYALGDLEPSIHPDAYVHPDATVIGDVRIGPRASVWPQTVLRGDHGYIEIGERSNVQDGCVLHCTKRHPTILGPSSAIGHAVHVEGAVIGTGCLIASGSVVLNGTVIEDGGMVGAGAVLSYNSHVGPGEIALGVPAKVRPNKSFSAEQIATVVDSYVRRGARFREELRRLDPPR, from the coding sequence TTGGCGATCTACGCGCTCGGCGACCTCGAACCCTCGATCCACCCGGACGCCTACGTCCACCCCGACGCCACCGTGATCGGCGACGTCCGCATCGGCCCGCGCGCTTCCGTGTGGCCGCAGACGGTGCTGCGCGGCGACCACGGCTACATCGAGATCGGCGAACGCTCCAACGTGCAGGACGGCTGCGTGCTCCACTGCACCAAGCGGCACCCGACGATCCTGGGGCCGTCGTCGGCGATCGGCCACGCAGTGCACGTCGAGGGCGCGGTGATCGGCACCGGCTGCCTCATCGCGTCGGGTTCTGTGGTGCTGAACGGAACCGTGATCGAGGACGGCGGAATGGTCGGCGCGGGCGCGGTGCTGTCGTACAACTCGCACGTGGGCCCGGGCGAGATCGCGCTCGGTGTGCCGGCGAAGGTGCGGCCGAACAAGTCGTTTTCCGCCGAGCAGATCGCCACGGTGGTCGACTCGTACGTGCGCCGCGGCGCACGGTTCCGCGAAGAGCTGCGGCGCCTCGACCCGCCACGGTGA
- a CDS encoding uracil-DNA glycosylase — protein MTARPLQEIVEAGWAQALEPVAPQVSAMGEFLRAEIAAGRTYLPAGEHVLRAFKQPFHDVRVLIVGQDPYPTPGHAVGLSFSVAPDVRPLPKSLVNIYKEYAEDLGHPLPTNGDLTPWADQGILLLNRALTVQPGKSNSHQGKGWEQVTEQAIKALAARDEPMVAILWGRNARNLRPMLGEIPCIESAHPSPLSAHNGFFGSRPFSRANQLLADQGAAPVEWKLP, from the coding sequence GTGACCGCACGACCGCTGCAGGAAATCGTCGAAGCCGGGTGGGCGCAGGCCCTCGAGCCCGTGGCACCGCAGGTCAGCGCGATGGGGGAGTTCCTCCGCGCGGAGATCGCGGCGGGCCGCACGTACCTGCCGGCGGGTGAACACGTGCTGCGGGCGTTCAAGCAGCCGTTCCACGACGTGCGGGTGCTGATCGTCGGCCAGGACCCGTACCCGACGCCGGGCCACGCGGTCGGCTTGAGCTTCTCGGTGGCGCCCGACGTGCGGCCGCTGCCGAAGAGCCTCGTCAACATCTACAAGGAGTACGCCGAGGACCTCGGGCACCCGTTGCCGACCAACGGCGACCTCACCCCGTGGGCCGACCAGGGCATCCTGCTGCTCAACCGCGCGCTGACGGTGCAGCCCGGCAAGTCGAACTCCCACCAGGGCAAGGGCTGGGAGCAGGTGACCGAGCAGGCGATCAAGGCGCTCGCGGCCCGCGACGAGCCGATGGTGGCGATCCTCTGGGGCCGCAATGCCCGCAACCTGCGGCCGATGCTGGGTGAGATCCCGTGCATCGAGTCGGCGCACCCGAGCCCGCTTTCGGCGCACAACGGCTTCTTCGGCTCGCGGCCGTTCAGCCGCGCGAACCAGCTGCTGGCCGACCAGGGCGCGGCGCCGGTGGAGTGGAAACTTCCCTGA
- a CDS encoding PLP-dependent aminotransferase family protein: MSYADTALPVSLDREASMPLAVQLADALREAAASGHLRGGDRLPSTRALAERLRVSRTVTSAAYEQLHAEGWIAGRHGSGTYVTTPPTRAAASVSPAGPLAPEPETAPVLDLTPGTPWAAGLDRAAWRRAWRAAADPEPLVRAHRAGLPEYRATVSEHLLRHRGLAAGSVLATGGTTAAVVELAAAVLRRGAVVAFEEPGYQRAVQAFRSAGLTVVGVPVDEEGLRPDAIPAGARAVYCSPAHQYPMGSRMSAARRVELVERARADGMLVIEDDYDGELRFDVAPLPMLAALAPDVVVHLGTTSKILTPTLGAGWLVAPASVTEAVLAYRDLTGTRPSPAGQRVLVELARHGDLGRHLRKLRRELAERRSLLSAALTSATIPILGDDAGAHLVVPFASAAQETRCLTEAERQGIRLDGLARHFAGTPTVHGVALGYAGCSREALVSALPALVGLLR; the protein is encoded by the coding sequence GTGTCGTACGCCGACACCGCGCTGCCGGTGAGCCTCGACCGTGAGGCGAGCATGCCGCTGGCCGTGCAGCTGGCCGACGCCCTGCGCGAGGCCGCCGCGAGCGGGCACCTGCGCGGCGGCGACCGGTTGCCGTCCACGCGCGCGCTGGCCGAGCGGCTCAGGGTTTCGCGCACGGTGACCTCGGCCGCGTACGAGCAGCTGCACGCCGAAGGCTGGATCGCCGGGCGCCACGGCTCCGGCACGTACGTGACGACACCGCCGACGCGCGCGGCCGCGTCGGTGTCCCCGGCGGGACCGCTCGCGCCGGAACCCGAGACGGCGCCCGTACTGGATTTGACGCCGGGCACGCCGTGGGCGGCCGGTCTGGACCGCGCGGCCTGGCGCCGCGCGTGGCGGGCGGCGGCCGACCCGGAGCCGTTGGTCCGCGCCCACCGCGCCGGCCTGCCCGAGTACCGCGCGACCGTTTCGGAACACCTGTTGCGGCACCGCGGTCTGGCCGCCGGCTCGGTCCTGGCGACGGGCGGGACCACGGCCGCCGTCGTGGAGCTCGCCGCCGCGGTGCTGCGGCGCGGCGCGGTGGTGGCGTTCGAGGAACCGGGTTACCAGCGGGCCGTGCAGGCGTTCCGGTCCGCCGGCCTGACGGTGGTGGGCGTGCCCGTCGACGAGGAGGGCCTCCGCCCCGACGCGATCCCCGCCGGCGCGCGGGCGGTCTATTGTTCGCCCGCGCACCAGTACCCGATGGGCAGCCGCATGAGCGCGGCGCGCCGCGTGGAGCTCGTGGAACGCGCCCGCGCCGACGGCATGCTCGTCATCGAGGACGACTACGACGGCGAGCTGCGCTTCGACGTCGCCCCGCTGCCCATGCTGGCCGCCCTCGCGCCCGACGTCGTCGTCCACTTGGGGACCACGAGCAAGATCCTCACTCCCACGCTCGGCGCCGGCTGGCTCGTCGCGCCCGCCTCGGTCACCGAGGCCGTGCTCGCCTACCGCGACCTCACCGGCACGCGCCCCTCCCCGGCCGGCCAGCGCGTGCTGGTGGAGCTCGCCCGCCACGGCGACCTGGGCCGCCACCTGCGCAAACTCCGCCGCGAACTCGCCGAACGCCGCTCTCTGCTGTCCGCCGCCCTCACCTCCGCCACCATCCCCATCCTCGGCGACGACGCCGGTGCCCACCTCGTGGTCCCCTTCGCGTCCGCCGCGCAGGAAACCCGCTGCTTGACCGAGGCCGAACGCCAAGGCATCCGCCTGGACGGGCTGGCCCGCCACTTCGCCGGGACGCCGACGGTGCACGGGGTGGCGCTCGGGTATGCGGGCTGCTCGCGGGAGGCTTTGGTGAGTGCGCTGCCGGCTTTGGTGGGTTTGCTTCGCTGA
- a CDS encoding thiamine-phosphate kinase, with protein sequence MSPDDGSVAGTGEFALIQAVTNGRRQPAATLLGPGDDAAVVAAPDGRVVATTDVLVQGVHFRLDWSSPEQVGRKAVAVNLSDVAAMGAKPTTVLVGFACPPDTPAQLVTEIMNGMWAEATRGGVGVSGGDMVSADQIVISVTALGDLEDREPVTRSGARPGDVLAVCGRLGWAAAGLAVLRRGFRSPVGVVNAQRCPEPPYPAGPQAALAGATSMIDISDGLLADLGHIAKASDVGLDVSTAELEISTRLQEVGSALGADPLHWVLTGGEDHALAATFPPFDELPEGWRKIGAVTMPGSGVTVDGKDYGHEGGWEHWQQH encoded by the coding sequence GTGTCACCGGACGATGGCTCGGTGGCCGGGACAGGCGAGTTCGCGCTGATCCAGGCGGTCACCAACGGGCGTCGCCAGCCGGCGGCAACGCTGCTCGGCCCGGGCGACGACGCGGCCGTGGTCGCAGCGCCCGACGGCCGCGTAGTGGCGACCACGGACGTGCTGGTCCAGGGCGTGCACTTCCGCCTCGACTGGTCGAGCCCCGAGCAGGTGGGGCGCAAGGCCGTGGCGGTGAACCTGTCGGACGTCGCGGCCATGGGCGCGAAACCGACCACGGTCCTCGTGGGCTTCGCGTGTCCACCGGACACTCCCGCCCAGCTCGTGACCGAGATCATGAACGGCATGTGGGCCGAGGCGACCCGCGGCGGCGTCGGGGTGTCCGGCGGCGACATGGTGAGCGCCGACCAGATCGTGATCAGTGTCACCGCGTTGGGTGACCTCGAAGACCGTGAACCCGTGACGCGCTCCGGCGCCCGGCCCGGCGACGTCCTCGCCGTCTGCGGGCGACTCGGCTGGGCGGCGGCGGGATTGGCCGTGCTGCGGCGAGGGTTCCGTTCGCCGGTCGGGGTCGTGAACGCGCAGCGCTGCCCGGAACCGCCGTACCCGGCCGGGCCGCAGGCCGCGCTGGCCGGCGCGACGTCGATGATCGACATCTCCGACGGGCTGCTCGCCGACCTGGGGCACATCGCCAAGGCGTCGGACGTCGGGCTCGACGTGAGCACCGCGGAGCTCGAGATTTCCACGCGGCTGCAGGAAGTGGGTTCCGCGCTCGGCGCCGACCCGCTGCACTGGGTGCTCACCGGTGGTGAAGACCACGCGCTGGCGGCGACGTTCCCGCCATTCGACGAGCTGCCGGAGGGCTGGCGCAAGATCGGCGCGGTGACGATGCCGGGATCCGGCGTGACCGTGGACGGCAAGGATTATGGTCACGAAGGCGGTTGGGAGCACTGGCAGCAGCACTAG
- a CDS encoding DUF3515 domain-containing protein, whose protein sequence is MADSDTGAPPRVVLVVAAVLVVALAVVVAVFAVTKKSALSGEGVASGPLPLVAVPAPQATTQACTTVVDALPSTLKSNGQDLVRRTLAQPAPKATVAWGDGDAIVLRCGLDRPPELTPTAQLRLVNGVQWLQVTEDAAATWYVVDRDVYVALTVPDSAGTGPLQTVSDTVNAKLPVKPLKF, encoded by the coding sequence GTGGCAGATTCCGACACCGGCGCACCCCCGCGGGTGGTCCTCGTGGTCGCGGCCGTGCTCGTGGTCGCGCTGGCCGTGGTGGTCGCCGTCTTCGCGGTGACGAAGAAATCGGCGCTCAGCGGCGAGGGCGTCGCGAGTGGACCGCTCCCACTCGTCGCCGTTCCCGCCCCTCAGGCGACCACGCAGGCGTGCACGACGGTCGTCGACGCGCTGCCCTCGACCTTGAAGTCCAACGGCCAGGACCTCGTCCGGCGCACGCTCGCCCAGCCCGCGCCGAAGGCCACCGTCGCCTGGGGTGACGGCGACGCGATCGTGCTGCGGTGCGGGCTCGACCGGCCGCCGGAGCTCACCCCGACCGCGCAGCTGCGCTTGGTCAACGGCGTGCAGTGGCTGCAGGTCACCGAAGACGCCGCGGCCACGTGGTACGTGGTGGACCGCGACGTCTACGTCGCGTTGACCGTCCCCGACTCGGCCGGGACCGGTCCCCTGCAGACGGTGTCGGACACCGTCAACGCGAAGCTGCCGGTCAAACCCTTGAAGTTCTGA
- a CDS encoding response regulator transcription factor → MDNPNPVRLLVVDDEPHIADLVATVARYEGWQAVTAGSGAAALSRAAEFGPDIVVLDLMLPDFDGFTVLDRLREHGNAVPVVFLTAKDATADRIAGLTRGGDDYLVKPFSVEELMARMRAVLRRSAAAPPAPRTAVLRVEDLTLDEDTREVRRGDRLAELTPTEYELLRYLMRRSPAVLTKAQILDHVWEYDFGGRSNVVELVISHLRRKLDDGAEPLIHTVRGVGYVVRAGR, encoded by the coding sequence GTGGACAACCCGAACCCGGTGCGGCTGCTCGTCGTCGACGACGAACCGCACATCGCCGATCTCGTCGCGACCGTCGCCCGCTACGAGGGTTGGCAGGCCGTGACCGCGGGCTCGGGCGCGGCGGCGCTCAGCCGCGCGGCGGAGTTCGGACCCGACATCGTGGTGCTCGACCTGATGCTGCCGGACTTCGACGGCTTCACCGTGCTCGACCGCCTGCGCGAACACGGCAACGCCGTGCCCGTGGTCTTCCTGACGGCAAAGGACGCGACGGCCGACCGCATCGCCGGCCTGACCCGAGGTGGCGACGACTACCTCGTGAAGCCGTTCTCCGTCGAGGAGTTGATGGCGCGGATGCGGGCGGTGCTTCGCCGGAGCGCGGCCGCGCCGCCCGCGCCGCGCACCGCCGTGTTGCGCGTGGAGGACCTGACGCTCGACGAGGACACGCGCGAGGTCCGTCGCGGCGATCGGCTCGCGGAACTGACGCCGACCGAGTACGAGCTCCTGCGATACCTCATGCGCCGCTCGCCGGCCGTGCTCACGAAGGCGCAGATCCTCGACCACGTGTGGGAGTACGACTTCGGCGGCCGGTCGAATGTCGTCGAGCTGGTGATCTCGCACCTGCGCCGCAAGCTCGACGACGGTGCCGAACCGCTGATCCACACCGTGCGCGGCGTCGGCTACGTCGTGCGGGCGGGCCGGTGA
- a CDS encoding D-alanine--D-alanine ligase family protein produces MSAEKIRVAVVFGGRSSEHTISCLSAGSVIANLDPERYEVLPVGITPQGGWVLGTGDPTELSIQGRELPTVESGRALVLAGDPTSRELRTVDPGQATEVLGTVDVVFPVLHGAFGEDGTIQGLLEMADIPYVGPGVLASAAAMDKEYAKKLLAAEGLPVGTYAALRRGQSTLAQNDRERLGLPVFVKPSRAGSSVGISRVTDWSDVDAAIELARRTDPKVLVEAAVVGREVECGVLEFPDGRVEASLPAEIRVLAEGEDAWYDFETKYLGEDAELDIPAKLGDAFTDRLRAMAVEAFRALDCQGLARVDFFVTEAGDLVINEVNTMPGFTTKSAYPKMWEVTGVDYNTLLSTLIDTAIARGTGLR; encoded by the coding sequence ATGAGTGCTGAGAAGATCCGCGTGGCGGTCGTGTTCGGCGGGCGCAGCAGCGAGCACACCATCTCGTGCCTGTCGGCGGGCAGCGTGATCGCGAACCTGGATCCGGAGCGCTACGAGGTGCTCCCCGTGGGCATCACCCCGCAGGGTGGCTGGGTGCTCGGCACCGGCGACCCGACGGAGCTGAGCATCCAGGGCCGCGAGCTGCCGACTGTGGAGTCCGGCCGCGCGCTCGTGCTGGCGGGCGACCCGACCAGCCGCGAGCTGCGCACCGTCGACCCCGGGCAGGCGACCGAGGTGCTCGGCACCGTCGACGTGGTCTTCCCCGTGCTGCACGGCGCGTTCGGCGAGGACGGCACCATCCAGGGCCTGCTCGAGATGGCCGACATCCCCTACGTCGGCCCGGGCGTGCTGGCCAGCGCCGCCGCCATGGACAAGGAGTACGCGAAGAAGCTGCTCGCCGCGGAAGGGCTGCCGGTGGGCACGTACGCGGCGCTCCGCCGTGGACAGTCCACTTTGGCCCAGAATGACCGGGAACGCTTGGGGCTGCCCGTTTTCGTGAAGCCCTCGCGCGCGGGCTCGTCCGTCGGGATCTCGCGCGTCACCGACTGGTCCGATGTGGACGCCGCCATCGAGCTGGCCCGTCGCACCGACCCGAAGGTGCTCGTGGAGGCCGCCGTGGTCGGGCGTGAGGTCGAGTGCGGCGTGCTGGAGTTCCCCGACGGCCGCGTGGAAGCGTCGCTGCCGGCGGAGATCCGCGTGCTCGCCGAGGGCGAGGACGCCTGGTACGACTTCGAGACCAAGTACCTCGGCGAAGACGCCGAGCTGGACATCCCGGCCAAGCTCGGCGACGCCTTCACCGACCGCCTGCGCGCCATGGCCGTCGAGGCGTTCCGCGCGCTCGACTGCCAGGGCCTGGCCCGCGTCGACTTCTTCGTCACCGAAGCCGGCGATCTCGTGATCAACGAGGTCAACACCATGCCCGGCTTCACCACGAAGTCCGCCTACCCGAAGATGTGGGAGGTCACGGGCGTCGACTACAACACGCTCCTGTCGACCCTCATCGACACCGCCATCGCCCGCGGCACCGGCCTCCGCTGA
- a CDS encoding cell wall metabolism sensor histidine kinase WalK yields MKRLRRWARRWYAAWRASRLGTRLAFGLGALALVVFAIVGTVTVGFMHGYLGRRLDEQLKTSQVAQVPGLRSSHGNPEIVYSWFSAVFEVDRGVATPQPGSNLPTDITPLADVASDATRGDVFRTVYLHGDGPYRVRACPVATDSAGSGTVLLSAAPQADLDSTVRQLVLVEVIAFLIALAILVVVGRLVLRRGLQPLSDMAGTAHDIASHDLTGTANLPVRATGEGGGAEVAELRTAFNVMLTHIESSLAARTAANERLRRFVADASHELRTPLTSIRGYADLFRYAAANEPEEREAHLAKIGEETARMSVLVDDLLLLARLDAHDAEPPVRPERVDVVPIAEAAADAFRVGRPAHPLGVSLGTSAVFVDADPVRLRQIFDNLLANAAVHTPSGTRVGLSVSVLDSVAVIRVENAGPGISPEDQQRIFDRFFRVDNSRTRSAGGTGLGLSVVHSLVVEHGGTVEVTSRPGQTVFTVRLPLAG; encoded by the coding sequence GTGAAGCGGCTGCGGCGCTGGGCTCGCCGCTGGTACGCCGCGTGGCGCGCGTCGCGGCTCGGCACGCGGCTGGCGTTCGGGCTCGGCGCGCTGGCGCTGGTGGTGTTCGCGATCGTGGGGACCGTCACGGTCGGATTCATGCACGGCTACCTCGGCCGTCGTCTCGACGAACAGCTCAAGACGAGCCAGGTCGCGCAGGTGCCGGGGCTGCGCAGCTCGCACGGCAACCCGGAAATCGTCTACTCGTGGTTCTCGGCGGTGTTCGAAGTCGACCGCGGAGTGGCGACGCCGCAGCCCGGCAGCAACCTGCCGACGGACATCACGCCGCTCGCCGACGTCGCGTCCGACGCCACGCGTGGAGACGTGTTCCGCACGGTGTACCTCCACGGCGACGGGCCTTATCGCGTACGCGCGTGCCCGGTCGCGACGGATTCCGCCGGCAGCGGAACGGTGTTGCTGAGCGCGGCGCCGCAGGCGGATCTGGACAGCACGGTGCGGCAGCTGGTGCTGGTCGAGGTGATCGCGTTCCTCATCGCGCTGGCGATCCTCGTTGTGGTGGGACGGCTCGTGCTGCGCCGCGGCCTGCAGCCGTTGTCGGACATGGCGGGCACGGCGCACGACATCGCGTCGCACGACCTCACGGGGACGGCGAACCTGCCGGTGCGCGCGACGGGCGAAGGCGGCGGCGCGGAGGTGGCGGAGCTGCGCACGGCGTTCAACGTGATGCTCACGCACATCGAGTCGTCGCTCGCCGCGCGGACGGCCGCCAACGAGCGCCTTCGCCGTTTCGTGGCCGACGCGTCGCACGAGCTGCGTACGCCGCTCACGTCGATCCGGGGCTACGCCGACCTTTTCCGGTACGCGGCGGCGAACGAACCCGAGGAACGTGAGGCGCACCTGGCGAAGATCGGCGAGGAGACGGCGCGGATGAGCGTGCTCGTCGACGATCTGCTGCTGCTCGCGCGCCTCGACGCCCACGACGCGGAGCCGCCGGTGCGGCCCGAACGGGTGGACGTTGTCCCGATTGCCGAGGCCGCCGCGGACGCGTTCCGGGTGGGGCGGCCGGCGCATCCGCTGGGGGTTTCGCTGGGTACTTCGGCGGTTTTCGTCGACGCGGATCCTGTGCGGCTGCGGCAGATTTTCGACAACCTGCTGGCGAATGCGGCCGTGCACACACCTTCCGGGACGCGGGTGGGTTTGTCGGTCAGCGTTCTGGATTCCGTCGCGGTGATCCGCGTGGAGAACGCCGGGCCGGGGATCTCGCCGGAGGATCAGCAGCGGATCTTCGACCGGTTCTTCCGCGTTGACAACTCGCGCACGCGGTCGGCCGGTGGCACCGGTCTGGGCCTGTCCGTGGTGCACTCGCTGGTCGTGGAACACGGTGGCACGGTCGAAGTGACGAGCCGGCCGGGCCAGACCGTGTTCACCGTGCGGCTGCCTCTGGCTGGGTGA
- a CDS encoding MFS transporter: protein MQIASRLDRLPVTRRHRYFVAVVGVATFFDLYDLFLASTISTVLTHEFGVTADALKYVLASAFVGAFVGAVCLGKLADQLGRRRAFLLTLGLYSVFTLLGAFSTDVWMLVVCRFIAGIGIGAELPVADAYLADLLPARARGRATAWAYTLGFCGVPVAGFLARALAGHSPLGVDGWRWLFVIGALGAAVVWGLRFTLPESPRWLAARGREAEADEIVRKLEASAPQPLPEPAPEPPAPEPVRFSALLRKPWARRTSMLYIFQLLQAFGYYGFGSLVPIVLAAKGFSLVNSLTFSAITFLGYPIGSALSIPVIERIERKWLIVVSAAAMAVFGLAFGYSTAGVAIAVFGFCYTAASNVFSNAFHTYQGELFPTSLRGTAAGSAYALSRLATAAMPFILLPVLQAQGATRMFAVVAAAMVVLIVDVAVLGPRTTGDSLEEIAARTVRTSRV from the coding sequence GTGCAGATCGCATCCCGGCTCGACCGGCTCCCGGTCACCCGCCGGCACCGGTACTTCGTCGCCGTGGTGGGGGTGGCGACATTCTTCGACCTCTACGACCTGTTCCTCGCGTCCACGATCAGCACCGTGCTCACGCACGAGTTCGGCGTCACGGCCGACGCGCTGAAGTACGTGCTCGCGTCAGCGTTCGTCGGGGCGTTCGTGGGCGCGGTTTGCCTCGGCAAGCTCGCCGACCAGCTCGGCCGGCGCCGCGCGTTCCTGCTGACGCTCGGCCTGTACTCGGTCTTCACACTGCTCGGCGCCTTCAGCACGGACGTCTGGATGCTCGTGGTCTGCCGCTTCATCGCCGGCATCGGCATCGGCGCCGAGCTCCCCGTCGCCGACGCCTACCTCGCCGACCTGCTGCCCGCCCGCGCCCGCGGCCGCGCGACAGCCTGGGCGTACACGCTCGGCTTCTGCGGCGTGCCCGTCGCCGGGTTCCTCGCGCGGGCGCTGGCCGGCCATTCGCCGCTCGGCGTCGACGGCTGGCGCTGGCTGTTCGTGATCGGCGCGCTCGGCGCCGCCGTCGTCTGGGGCCTGCGGTTCACGCTGCCGGAGTCGCCCCGCTGGCTCGCCGCTCGCGGGCGAGAGGCGGAAGCCGACGAGATCGTGCGCAAGCTCGAAGCCTCGGCGCCGCAACCGCTCCCGGAACCCGCGCCCGAACCGCCCGCGCCGGAACCCGTGCGGTTCTCCGCGCTCCTGCGCAAGCCGTGGGCGCGGCGCACGTCGATGCTCTACATCTTCCAGCTGCTGCAAGCGTTCGGCTACTACGGCTTCGGCTCGCTCGTGCCGATCGTGCTGGCCGCCAAGGGGTTCAGCCTCGTGAACTCGCTGACGTTCAGCGCGATCACGTTCCTCGGCTACCCGATCGGTTCCGCGCTCTCGATCCCCGTCATCGAACGGATCGAGCGCAAGTGGCTGATCGTCGTGAGCGCCGCGGCGATGGCGGTGTTCGGGCTCGCGTTCGGCTACTCGACAGCCGGTGTGGCGATCGCGGTGTTCGGCTTCTGCTACACCGCCGCCAGCAACGTGTTCTCCAACGCGTTCCACACCTACCAGGGCGAGCTGTTCCCGACTTCGCTGCGCGGCACGGCCGCCGGTTCGGCGTACGCGCTCTCGCGCCTGGCCACGGCGGCGATGCCGTTCATCCTGCTGCCGGTGCTGCAGGCGCAGGGCGCCACCAGGATGTTCGCCGTCGTGGCCGCCGCGATGGTGGTGCTGATCGTCGACGTCGCAGTTTTGGGGCCACGCACCACGGGCGACTCGCTGGAGGAGATCGCCGCCCGGACGGTCAGAACTTCAAGGGTTTGA
- a CDS encoding pyridoxamine 5'-phosphate oxidase family protein, which produces MTSLSPTPRTTLGRKKNRAATDRATLHAVLDEALICHLGLVRDGAPLVLPTGYGRDGDTLYLHGSTGAASLRTAALDLDVCVTVTLLDGIVYARSVNNHSMNYRSAVILGRARLITDRDEKLHALRVLTDHLSPGSWDHARGVNAKEFAAVSVLALDLAEASVKLRAEGPDDEPEDVSANEAWAGVLPVTTVFGEPEPSADLPAGWSVPEHVTGRVTQPEAAAR; this is translated from the coding sequence ATGACGAGCCTCTCGCCGACCCCCCGCACGACCCTCGGCCGCAAGAAGAACCGCGCGGCCACCGACCGCGCGACACTGCACGCCGTGCTCGACGAGGCCCTGATCTGCCACCTCGGCCTCGTCCGCGACGGCGCGCCGCTCGTGCTGCCCACCGGCTACGGCCGCGACGGCGACACGCTCTACCTGCATGGTTCCACGGGCGCGGCCAGTCTGCGCACCGCCGCACTGGACCTTGACGTCTGCGTCACCGTCACGCTGCTCGACGGCATCGTCTACGCCCGCTCGGTCAACAACCACTCCATGAACTACCGCAGCGCCGTCATCCTCGGCCGCGCGCGCCTCATCACCGACCGGGACGAGAAGCTCCACGCCCTGCGCGTGCTCACCGACCACCTCTCCCCCGGCTCGTGGGACCACGCGCGCGGCGTCAACGCGAAGGAGTTCGCCGCCGTCTCCGTCCTGGCGCTCGACCTCGCGGAAGCCTCGGTGAAACTGCGCGCCGAAGGCCCCGACGACGAGCCGGAAGACGTGAGCGCCAACGAAGCCTGGGCCGGCGTCCTCCCGGTGACAACTGTCTTCGGCGAACCCGAACCCTCCGCCGACCTGCCCGCCGGCTGGAGCGTGCCCGAGCACGTCACCGGACGCGTCACCCAGCCAGAGGCAGCCGCACGGTGA